The Lentimicrobium sp. L6 region TCTTTTAAATTGGCCATGTTCGTCTCTAACACAAGCCCAATAATTATTCTGCTCAATCCAAGCTGGGATAAATAAGGTGAGTGTGCCCTTTGATAAAGGAGCCAATGATTTATCCCTGACCGATGATGCAATTATATGCATTCCGCTAGTTTTAGGATCTCCACTATCCAATTCAGCCCTATTTAATGAGGAGTCTGCCAAATAAATATTTTCTTCACCAAAACCTAAATCCTCAGCCTTACAATCTAATCCTATAGAAACACTTAGTGCAGATGCATACATTTCTGAATCTTCTATTTGCTTAGATTTTTTTTGATTTTCTTCAGTACTCGGAAGAAGCTTGGAATATAAGGAACTTGCATCACAGGCAGCAACTACATATTTGGCATTTATTTCCCTAGTTTCTGATTTAAATTGGACTTTCACCCCCTTTACATTATTCTTTTGAGTTAGAATCTCTATAACTTTTGATTTTAGACATATCTCAGCACCCATTTCTTTACTTGAATGAACTAACCATTCAGGAAAGCTTTGACTACCACCAGTTGGAGGAGTCTGGAAATTATTGGAATAGGCCCAAGAAATTGGAATTAAGCAGGATAGTAAGTCTGGTTCCGTGCAGAATACACTTTGTAGTTTAGGATTAGAAAAGTATTTTGATAGGCCTTTGCTAATGCCCTCCTCTCCTGAATATTTTAGATGTGGTATAAATGGGATAGCAAATTTCAACATTTTTAATCCATAAATACCTTTTTCAAAAACGCCCATGGTATCCATAGTCCTACTCAAGTTGATATAATCATCAAAAGACTTTGAAATCCTTTTAGCATCTCGAAAAAATCGAGTAATTCCTTTTTTGTCTTCAGGGAATTCCTTTATCCATTGATTTTTGAGATTATCAGGATAATTTGTGACTAAATAGTCAAAGTCTTTAG contains the following coding sequences:
- a CDS encoding NAD(P)/FAD-dependent oxidoreductase, translated to MSKNNSCLKDSYDVVIIGGGISGLTSSALLSRVGLSCCVIEMDARPGGYLAGFDRGAFRFDSSIHWLNNCAAEGWVGRIFDIIGDDYPKAKIQKNIRRFISKDFDYLVTNYPDNLKNQWIKEFPEDKKGITRFFRDAKRISKSFDDYINLSRTMDTMGVFEKGIYGLKMLKFAIPFIPHLKYSGEEGISKGLSKYFSNPKLQSVFCTEPDLLSCLIPISWAYSNNFQTPPTGGSQSFPEWLVHSSKEMGAEICLKSKVIEILTQKNNVKGVKVQFKSETREINAKYVVAACDASSLYSKLLPSTEENQKKSKQIEDSEMYASALSVSIGLDCKAEDLGFGEENIYLADSSLNRAELDSGDPKTSGMHIIASSVRDKSLAPLSKGTLTLFIPAWIEQNNYWACVRDEHGQFKRTKAYRDLKAEYANILIDRVRDSIAPNIRDHIEYLDVATPITLLRYTGNRNGSMMGQKPGKKNMQANVASYKTPYKNLYQSGHWADLGGGILIAMKSSVNTTLMILKKEKPMHFKLLAKYIDGKIPLSQLKSFQDWKLYDNSWVQELTPAQKLGTEK